The following is a genomic window from Fluviispira vulneris.
TAAACTTAACTTGGTTTTTAAAAGAAAACAAAAAAAATTAATGTGATATTATTGATAACAGATAAACTACAAATCCAGATTTATCCTGGACTAAAAGTCTATTTGGCAAATTATTGCATATAAAAAGCGAAAAATTGTTATCTCCCAATATATAAACTTTTTTCAAACCATTTTCAGGAGTTAATAATTAGCTGTACACAATTCTGAAGATATCAATCATGCTATAACTGCTCATATCTTTAACTAAAAAACTCTAATAATATGGAGAATAAATTAGTCAAAAAAATTTTTAAATTAGAGTTATCTAGCAATATGAGACAGAAAATTAGCAAAAATATTTTGGATAATGTTTATTAAAATATTTAATCATACATAAAACGAAATTCTTAAAACAAAACTTAATTGAACTTATTTTATATGAAAGAAAAAACTAAGCTGCTTTTTTAGATCTATGATCTAATTTAGAAGATTTTCGGATTTTATAAAAATGAACAGCGATATTTAAAATTGTGAGTCCAATGACAAATGGATATAGCCAGGATAAAATTGGCGCCATGAGTGACATAATTCCTGTAAATCCAGTCATTGCTATTATAAATGTAACAATTAGACATAGAACAAGTGTTAGCTGACGCTTTTCTCGTAAAAAAGCAACTTTTTCACAAATAAAATCAACTGACACAGCAGTCAATGCCACAGCGGTCGTTAAACAAGATACGACTAAAGTGAATGAAATTAAATAATCAGATGTTTCGCCCAAAGCAATACTAGCAATTTCTGGCAGCATTTGTGTAGCGGGGAGATGAGATATTTGACTAGAGTATGCTGCACCTAAATAAACAAGTGCCATATAAACGACAAATAATAAAAACATTCCAATTGCCATTGCAATTAATGTCGGTTTAAATGGAATAATATCATTTTCTTTTGCTTTGAAATAATGAACGAGACTCACTCCAAAAAAGAGCGCAGCCATAAGATCCATAGTGTGATAACCTTCAAAAAAGCTTTCCTTAAATGAAGTTGCTGGTGAAACAGCTGCAGAACTGCTCACTATACCCTGTTGCGAGGTTATAGCGAAATAAAATGAACCACCGATCACGATTGCCAATGCACCCAATTTAAAAGGTGTAAAGTATTTTCCAACAACATCAACAAGTTTGCGATTACTAAAGGTTGCAAGCCATATAACAGCTACACACCCCAAGGCAAATAACCAAAGAGGAGTTTGTTCTGAAAAAGATTGCCATGCACCATAGCCCACTGCAATACAGCGGGGAATGACGCCAAATGGGCCTATAAGTAAAAGGATTAAGAAAGGAATAATCCATCCTGCTACTTTTCCAAGCCAACGGAAAAAAGCATCTTGTGAGCCTTTTAAACATGTCATTGCGACGAGACCTAAAAATGGGACCAAAACACCCGTAATTGCAAGTCCTAATGAGGAATAAAACCAATTAGTTGGACTCTTACTTCCTAAAAGGAGTGGAAACACGAGATTTCCAGAGCCAAAAAACATTGCAAATGCTGCAAAACCCGCTATAAATATTTTGATTTTTGCAACCGATCTAACTTGAGCAGACATGATAAAATCTCCAAAGAACTGGATGACTAGCCAAAACAAGTGGTCATAGAATCCTTTTATACACGTCTTGTCAACTTTTAAAATAGTGGAAAGTCTATGGCAGATGCTAACATCTCTTAAATATCATTGAGTTAAAGAGTGTTTTCCTGCGAAAAAAAATTAATAACGAGGTCGTTGAATTTTTTTGGATACTCGATCTGCGGTAAATGCCCGCAGTTTTCAAAAATAACAACTTGAGCATGCTTTATAAGCTCTTGTCCCGCATGGGCATGACTCACATAAATTATGGAGTCTTCTCTACCCCATATGATTAAAACGGGCATGTGTAATTTATGAATTTCTTTCTTAATGGTTTTTATTATTTTATTTTTAAAACCAAAAATATTTATAGCACTTCTATTTATCCATAATAAAGTTTTACCCATTTGCGGATGAAGTGACATATTATACAACAGATCAATTTTGTCTTTTTTTATAATATTTTTATCATATGTATTTTTACGTAATGCACTTGCTATGCCTCTTTTATTAGGTTTAACCAATATTTCACCCACAAAAGGTAGAGATAAAATTGAGAAATGTATAGGAATTTCTCTTTTGAATCCTGCACTTCCAACAAGAACTAAACTTTCAACCATTTCTGGATGCATTTGTGCAAGTTTAATTGAAATAAGTCCGCCCATAGAATGCCCAACGACTTTAACTTTTTTGATATGTAACTTTTGCAAAAAATCAAAAACAAATTGAGGGTGTTCATCTAATTGTGGTTTTGTCTTTGGTTTATCTGTTAAACCAAATCCAAGTAAATCAAGTGCAATAACTCTATGAGTCTTGGAAAATTCTAAGATATTTTCACTCCAAAATTCAACTGACAAAGCAAAACCGTGGAGTAATAAAATGACAGAAGATCCTTCACCTACCGACCAATAACGTGTTTTATATCCATTGACTTCGGTAAAACAATCTTGAAATAAATGCATGTTTTTTCTCCAAATAAATATTTGGTACATTATTTTATAATTAAAAAAAATAGAAGAAGCAAATATTTAAAAATTAAAAAACAAAAATTTAAGATTTATTTATATCCATAGGTATTAAAAGCCTCGTTCTTCAGGGCAAGCTAGAGAACCCACAGGAGCAAACGGTGAATGGTTGAATTGAAAACCTGTCGTGTTGGCGTAAAATACTAATTTAAATAAAATCTAAGTTAATCATACTCAGTAATAAAATTAATGAAAATTAATTTAATTTTTGCTTATATAAGAAATAATGTCCATATATGCAAGAGAGACTTAA
Proteins encoded in this region:
- a CDS encoding branched-chain amino acid transport system II carrier protein; translated protein: MSAQVRSVAKIKIFIAGFAAFAMFFGSGNLVFPLLLGSKSPTNWFYSSLGLAITGVLVPFLGLVAMTCLKGSQDAFFRWLGKVAGWIIPFLILLLIGPFGVIPRCIAVGYGAWQSFSEQTPLWLFALGCVAVIWLATFSNRKLVDVVGKYFTPFKLGALAIVIGGSFYFAITSQQGIVSSSAAVSPATSFKESFFEGYHTMDLMAALFFGVSLVHYFKAKENDIIPFKPTLIAMAIGMFLLFVVYMALVYLGAAYSSQISHLPATQMLPEIASIALGETSDYLISFTLVVSCLTTAVALTAVSVDFICEKVAFLREKRQLTLVLCLIVTFIIAMTGFTGIMSLMAPILSWLYPFVIGLTILNIAVHFYKIRKSSKLDHRSKKAA
- a CDS encoding alpha/beta fold hydrolase: MHLFQDCFTEVNGYKTRYWSVGEGSSVILLLHGFALSVEFWSENILEFSKTHRVIALDLLGFGLTDKPKTKPQLDEHPQFVFDFLQKLHIKKVKVVGHSMGGLISIKLAQMHPEMVESLVLVGSAGFKREIPIHFSILSLPFVGEILVKPNKRGIASALRKNTYDKNIIKKDKIDLLYNMSLHPQMGKTLLWINRSAINIFGFKNKIIKTIKKEIHKLHMPVLIIWGREDSIIYVSHAHAGQELIKHAQVVIFENCGHLPQIEYPKKFNDLVINFFSQENTL